In Pectinophora gossypiella chromosome 1, ilPecGoss1.1, whole genome shotgun sequence, one genomic interval encodes:
- the LOC126367323 gene encoding transmembrane protein 164, protein MFEWAYSGANKAVPRNVGPECAYYLSHRRQIIESIIVTTICIYILVKTYPKLNIPLETEYIKSDRGGKRLLVILLTLLWGMEIGFKFASRTVIYLLNPCHVTTLIQIYLLSAPPSKTVTALFRIHLNLLNGPLLAFLFPETASRTIFAEAALYWIQHGMMFVIPYYLLRIGGVYNVEPFWDFNWAIFSYSLNLLYHFIVLQIIAIPAQVNLNHMLCPAILDPFEGPWYRIAAVVHQALLCPLLCKLFCLVSEFCLTKFPLTKVKSELKDHLYDIVKQNTQTEVENLKEPEHKHID, encoded by the exons ATGTTTGAGTGGGCTTATAGCGGAGCGAATAAAGCCGTACCCAGAAATGTGGGGCCCGAATGTGCATACTATTTATCACATCGACGGCAAATAATTGAATCTATTATTGTTACAACGATCTGCATTTACATTTTA GTTAAAACTTATCCTAAACTGAATATACCACTGGAAACCGAATATATAAAGAGTGATAGAGGCGGGAAGAGGTTGTTGGTTATCCTGCTCACTCTGCTATGGGGGATGGAAATAGGGTTCAAATTTGCCTCTCGTACTGTTATATATTTGTTGAATCCTTGCCATGTTACCACTTTAATACAG ATCTATTTACTGTCAGCCCCACCTAGCAAAACTGTCACTGCATTGTTTCGCATACATTTGAACTTATTGAACGGGCCCCTCTTAGCATTTTTATTTCCTGAAACAGCATCAAGAACG ATATTTGCAGAAGCTGCTTTGTACTGGATACAACATGGAATGATGTTTGTGATACCATATTATCTATTGAGAATTGGTG gtgtATATAATGTAGAACCATTTTGGGATTTCAACTGGGCAATATTTAGTTATTCATTAAATCTACTGTACCACTTCATAGTGTTGCAGATAATTGCCATT CCAGCACAAGTTAATCTGAACCATATGCTATGCCCAGCCATCCTGGATCCGTTCGAAGGGCCGTGGTATCGGATTGCAGCGGTAGTGCATCAGGCGCTGCTTTGTCCTCTGCTCTGCAAACTATTCTGCCTCGTCTCAGAGTTCTGCCTCACCAAATTCCCCCTCACAAAAGTGAAATCAGAATTAAAAGACCATCTCTACGACATTGTAAAACAAAACACTCAAACTGAAGTCGAAAATCTCAAGGAACCCGAACATAAACACATAGACTAG
- the LOC126367265 gene encoding collagen alpha-1(IV) chain yields the protein MAVRVLWLVAALAPIIGVNTQEDRYEWNDIRESRWPPAEWSPLPSAEPTRVNTYGLSRRPDLPPSPQPPQPPQASGFNFNNYAAYDPVTRQRTSERNCTSPGCCQPKCFAEKGNRGFPGVRGPPGPPGAPGHVGPEGPQGSKGQKGQMGPQGPRGPKGERGKPGQQGFVGLSGPPGPQGEPGVAGLPGRDGCNGTDGEPGPLGPKGNQGPRGFPGMKGGKGDKGEPATTGRYPKGQKGEPGADGLSGRQGPVGPSGPPGLQGPKGNTGPMGFAGAKGDKGSKGIKGQSIQGDKGDRGDRGDRGPSCPPVTLPFEHKGATKGIQGDMGPKGEKGEPGRMGDKGDTGPMGEPGLPGQMGSKGEKGIRGNPGDRGRDGMYGAPGPMGQKGDRGNDGLPGLSGRPGSKGEPGLDGAPGPRGLKGIQGPSGGLTGSRGPPGPPGPRGYDGPAGPRGTDGKPGDRGEPGPMGPPGGQGEPGNPGIEGPAGHKGEKGEPGLNGAQGEIGPRGYDGPMGPQGPRGPKGEDGFSIPGNKGNSGLPGHPGDKGQKGERGYPGLRGVPGNSTLGTPGSPGEMGPPGEKGNPGQPGFDGLPGNPGQKGDLGGRCNECWPGGPGPKGDRGSDGNPGERGERGPAGPVGLPGERGMDGINGSPGAPGALGDRGDDGPIGPPGPKGADAIIPSNLVKGPPGAKGNQGERGYPGAKGERGRDGPKGDRGPVGMPGTKGDQGLMGPPGESGIPGSDGSSGLPGMPGLSIKGEKGLPGDFGLKGDKGFPGRIGIKGEPGQCPANLQELTKGDRGAPGMPGPEGPEGDAGEKGDKGFPGRPGLKGDMGLPGRQGPVGPRGLPGPRGDKGDMGPMGFPGTPGGPGDRGFPGKPGFKGDKGEVGPSMPGPPGPPGLTGRKGEPGLRGIPGTPGNDGPPGPMGLPGEKGEPGFPGRPGFPGQPGQKGDAGPVGPPGVPGTPGLPGRDGPKGQQGFPGIAGTPGVIGLPGQKGEPGMQGPDGPKGFPGARGRPGAPGIAGSDGIPGEKGDKGNIGYPGSPGSPGLMGPSGPMGAPGLKGDQGFEGPPGQPGRPGDRGEKGDRGFTGPSGPKGEPGFASDKGQKGEPGILGLRGSDGLPGLDGAKGDKGNAGLPGFGLQGPAGPKGDIGMPGMDGFPGQPGPKGDRGYPGFRGPKGDTGPTGEPGQPGLPGLDGTPGQQGDIGPSGPEGLKGDKGESGLPGRDGFDGLKGEQGPMGPPGSPGPFGSPGPKGDRGPPGPSIDVKGEKGDIGPQGIPGAPGPKGERGLDGAQGIQGEKGDRGYTGMKGEMGRIGLTGEKGDRGPAGPDGIPGLTIKGEKGLPGTAGKHGRAGLPGAPGEKGDQGLPGLPGPSGRPGTPGAPGPPGEKGDQGREGLAGPPGFDGTPGREGPPGIMGAKGDKGDRGATGFGQPGDKGDQGLPGPPGYQGQKGDKGDRGLNGLDGQPGPMGPTGPKGDRGFPGRIGLQGAIGLKGDKGEPANIVYGPKGEPGPRGPRGNDGLPGRNGEPGSPGLNGSPGAKGDRGFPGQSGPPGPPGPMGLQGLQGERGEIGRTGSTGPPGPPGAPCTTTDYLTGILLVRHSQTEYVPQCESGHVKLWDGYSLLYIDGNEKSHNQDLGYAGSCVRKFSTMPFLFCDLNDVCNYASRNDRSYWLSTNKPIPMMPVEGNEIIQYISRCVVCEVPSNVIAVHSQSLAVPDCPGGWSELWIGYSFVMHTGAGAQGGGQALSSPGSCLEDFRAAPFIECNGEGGTCHHFANKLSFWLTTIEDSQQFAQPDRQTFKSGRLLERVSRCAVCIKNAT from the exons CAAGAAGATCGTTATGAATGGAATGACATACGCGAAAGTCGATGGCCACCGGCGGAGTGGTCGCCGCTGCCTTCGGCGGAGCCCACCCGAGTGAACACTTACGGACTGTCGCGGAGGCCGGACTTGCCACCATCACCGCAGCCCCCGCAGCCGCCGCAGGCCTCTGGATTCAACTTCAACAACTATGCCGCTTACGACCCTGTTACCAGACAGCGCACCTCCGAAAGAAACTGCACCTCGCCCGGCTGTTGCCAGCCCAAATGCTTCGCAGAAAAAGGAAACCGG gGATTCCCTGGTGTGCGCGGACCCCCAGGCCCACCAGGAGCACCGGGTCACGTAGGTCCCGAAGGTCCCCAAGGTTCTAAAGGTCAAAAGGGACAAATGGGTCCTCAAGGTCCGCGTGGACCTAAGGGTGAAAGAGGAAAACCTGGTCAACAAGGTTTCGTTGGTTTGTCTGGTCCACCGGGTCCGCAAGGTGAGCCAGGTGTGGCCGGTTTGCCCGGTAGAGACGGCTGTAATGGTACAGAT GGTGAACCCGGTCCGCTGGGTCCTAAGGGAAATCAGGGACCGCGTGGTTTTCCGGGTATGAAAGGTGGTAAAGGAGACAAAGGAGAACCGGCCACTACTGGTCGTTATCCCAAAGGACAGAAAGGAGAGCCTGGAGCGGATGGTTTATCAGGAAGACAAGGTCCTGTGGGGCCTTCTGGTCCACCTGGGCTACAAGGACCAAAAGGAAATACGGGTCCTATG GGATTCGCGGGTGCCAAAGGTGACAAAGGGTCTAAAGGTATAAAAGGACAATCAATTCAAGGAGATAAAGGTGACAGAGGTGATCGAGGAGACAGAGGTCCCAGTTGTCCTCCTGTCACATTACCATTTGAACATAAAGGTGCCACCAAAGGTATTCAAGGAGATATGGGTCCCAAAGGAGAAAAAGGTGAACCTGGTAGAATGGGCGACAAAGGTGATACTGGTCCGATGGGTGAACCGGGATTACCAGGACAAATGGGATCAAAAGGAGAAAAAGGAATCAGGGGAAACCCTGGTGATCGT GGTCGAGATGGAATGTATGGTGCTCCTGGCCCAATGGGACAAAAAGGTGACCGGGGCAATGATGGTTTGCCCGGTCTTTCTGGAAGGCCTGGGTCGAAGGGTGAACCTGGATTAGATGGAGCTCCTGGGCCACGCGGACTTAAAGGTATACAAGGTCCGTCTGGTGGCCTTACTGGATCAAGAGGTCCACCTGGACCCCCTGGCCCTAGAGGTTATGACGGGCCCGCTGGGCCTAGAGGAACTGATGGAAAACCTGGAGACAGAGGTGAACCTGGCCCAATGGGACCTCCTGGTGGGCAAGGAGAACCCGGTAATCCTGGAATAGAAGGCCCAGCAGGCCATAAAGGCGAAAAGGGAGAACCAGGCTTAAACGGGGCTCAAGGTGAGATAGGGCCACGAGGTTATGATGGACCTATGGGACCACAAGGACCAAGAGGGCCTAAAGGAGAAGATGGATTCAGTATACCT GGTAACAAAGGAAACAGCGGTTTACCTGGGCATCCAGGGGACAAAGGTCAAAAGGGTGAAAGAGGATATCCAGGTTTACGAGGTGTGCCAGGAAACTCTACTTTAGGTACCCCGGGAAGTCCCGGCGAAATGGGTCCACCTGGAGAAAAAGGTAACCCAGGCCAACCTGGATTTGACGGTCTTCCTGGAAATCCTGGACAAAAAGGAGATTTAGGTGGGCGCTGTAATGAATGTTGGCCTGGTGGCCCGGGACCTAAAGGAGACCGTGGTTCAGATGGCAACCCCGGAGAACGCGGTGAACGTGGACCAGCGGGACCAGTTGGTCTTCCTGGTGAACGAGGAATGGACGGTATCAACGGTAGCCCTGGAGCACCCGGTGCGCTG GGCGACCGCGGAGATGATGGACCTATCGGCCCACCAGGTCCCAAAGGAGCCGATGCTATTATACCATCTAACCTTGTGAAAGGGCCTCCTGGCGCAAAAGGAAATCAAGGTGAACGCGGTTACCCAGGAGCCAAAGGTGAAAGGGGACGCGACGGACCTAAAGGTGACCGTGGCCCAGTAGGCATGCCTGGCACGAAGGGCGATCAAGGACTAATGGGTCCACCTGGAGAAAGTGGAATACCTGGAAGTGACGGCTCATCAGGACTACCGGGTATGCCAGGCCTTTCCATCAAAGGAGAAAAAGGTTTGCCGGGAGATTTTGGACTAAAAGGAGATAAAGGCTTCCCAGGAAGAATTGGTATTAAGGGTGAACCAGGTCAATGTCCAGCAAATTTACAAGAATTAACCAAAGGTGATAGAGGAGCACCAGGAATGCCAGGTCCTGAGGGGCCCGAAG GCGATGCTGGAGAAAAGGGTGATAAAGGTTTCCCGGGTCGCCCTGGACTTAAAGGAGACATGGGATTGCCAGGCAGACAGGGTCCAGTGGGACCTCGTGGTCTTCCAGGACCTAGAGGCGATAAAGGTGACATGGGTCCTATGGGCTTCCCAGGAACGCCAGGAGGACCAGGTGATAGAGGATTCCCGGGCAAACCAGGCTTTAAGGGAGATAAAGGAGAAGTCGGACCATCCATGCCTGGACCGCCAGGCCCTCCAGGTCTGACCGGGCGTAAAGGTGAACCAGGATTGAGAGGAATACCCGGCACACCAGGTAATGATGGGCCACCTGGCCCTATGGGACTACCTGGAGAAAAGGGAGAGCCAGGATTTCCTGGACGTCCAGGTTTCCCAGGTCAACCGGGTCAAAAAGGTGACGCTGGTCCAGTTGGACCTCCAGGAGTACCAGGAACACCTGGATTACCAGGAAGAGATGGGCCTAAAGGTCAGCAAGGTTTTCCAGGTATAGCAGGAACACCAGGTGTTATTGGTTTACCAGGCCAAAAAGGAGAACCAGGAATGCAAGGGCCCGATGGTCCAAAGGGTTTCCCTGGAGCAAGAGGCCGGCCTGGCGCTCCAGGTATTGCCGGATCTGATGGTATCCCAGGTGAAAAAGGTGACAAAGGTAATATTGGTTATCCGGGTTCGCCTGGTTCGCCGGGACTCATGGGACCTTCAGGGCCAATGGGAGCACCAGGGTTGAAGGGAGACCAAGGTTTCGAAGGACCACCAGGACAACCAGGAAGACCAGGAGACAGAGGTGAAAAAGGAGACAGAGGTTTCACAGGTCCGTCCGGTCCCAAAGGAGAACCAGGATTTGCTTCTGACAAAGGACAGAAAGGAGAACCGGGTATACTAGGTCTTAGAGGATCTGATGGATTACCTGGACTAGACGGAGCGAAGGGTGATAAGGGTAATGCAGGATTACCTGGCTTCGGATTACAGGGGCCCGCTGGACCAAAGGGTGATATCGGTATGCCTGGTATGGATGGCTTCCCTGGTCAGCCAGGGCCAAAAGGAGATCGTGGCTATCCAGGTTTTCGAGGACCGAAAGGTGACACTGGCCCTACAGGTGAGCCGGGACAACCAGGGTTACCTGGTCTAGACGGTACTCCCGGACAACAAGGTGATATTGGACCGTCAGGACCAGAGGGCTTAAAAGGTGACAAGGGTGAATCTGGACTTCCTGGACGAGATGGATTCGATGGTCTTAAAGGAGAACAAGGCCCGATGGGACCTCCTGGTTCACCTGGTCCATTTGGTAGTCCGGGACCTAAGGGAGACAGAGGCCCACCTGGCCCGTCTATAGACGTCAAAGGAGAAAAAGGAGACATCGGCCCGCAGGGTATACCTGGAGCTCCTGGTCCTAAAGGAGAAAGAGGATTGGATGGAGCTCAAGGTATTCAGGGTGAAAAGGGTGACCGTGGATATACTGGAATGAAAGGGGAAATGGGTCGAATTGGATTAACGGGAGAAAAag gagaCCGCGGCCCAGCTGGACCTGACGGCATACCGGGTTTAACGATCAAAGGAGAAAAGGGATTGCCCGGCACCGCGGGAAAACATGGTCGTGCTGGTCTACCGGGAGCACCTGGTGAAAAGGGTGACCAAGGCTTACCAGGTCTGCCAGGACCATCTGGCCGCCCCGGCACCCCTGGCGCGCCGGGACCACCGGGCGAAAAAGGTGACCAAGGTCGTGAAGGTCTCGCAGGACCACCCGGTTTTGATGGCACTCCAGGTCGCGAAGGACCTCCTGGTATTATGGGAGCTAAGGGTGACAAAGGTGATAGAGGTGCTACTGGATTCGGACAACCGGGCGACAAAGGAGATCAAGGACTTCCAGGTCCACCTGGTTATCAAGGTCAAAAAGGTGACAAAGGAGATCGCGGCTTAAACGGGCTCGATGGCCAACCAGGCCCCATGGGCCCCACAGGTCCAAAAGGTGACAGAGGATTCCCTGGAAGAATAGGTCTGCAGGGCGCCATAGGTTTGAAAGGTGACAAAGGTGAACCAGCAAATATCGTGTATGGGCCCAAAGGAGAGCCAGGGCCACGTGGACCTCGAGGTAACGACGGACTGCCAGGAAGAAATGGGGAGCCTGGTTCACCAGGTCTAAACGGTAGCCCGGGTGCGAAAGGCGATCGTGGATTCCCTGGTCAATCCGGTCCTCCGGGACCGCCAGGGCCGATGGGCCTGCAAGGCCTACAAGGTGAGCGAGGAGAGATCGGTCGTACAGGATCCACAGGCCCTCCTGGTCCCCCGGGTGCACCGTGTACAACAACGGACTATCTGACCGGAATATTGTTAGTTCGCCACAGTCAAACTGAATATGTGCCACAATGTGAATCCGGACACGTCAAACTCTGGGACGGTTATTCGTTATTGTACATCGATGGCAATGAAAAATCCCACAATCAAGATTTAGGTTACGCTGGATCCTGTGTAAGAAAGTTCAGTACGATGCCTTTCCTCTTCTGCGACCTCAACGATGTATGCAATTACGCTAGCAGAAACGATCGAAGTTACTGGTTGTCGACAAACAAACCTATACCAATGATGCCTGTGGAAGGAAATGAAATAATACAGTACATTTCAAGATGTGTAGTATGTGAAGTGCCATCTAACGTAATTGCTGTGCACAGTCAATCACTTGCCGTACCCGACTGTCCCGGAGGTTGGAGCGAACTTTGGATAGGATACAGTTTTGTTATG caCACGGGTGCTGGAGCGCAGGGAGGCGGCCAGGCGCTGTCTAGTCCGGGATCGTGCCTTGAAGACTTCCGCGCGGCGCCTTTCATAGAATGTAACGGAGAGGGTGGCACTTGTCATCACTTTGCCAACAAACTAAGTTTCTGGCTCACAACCATAGAAGACAGCCAACAATTTGCGCAGCCGGATCGACAGACATTCAAATCAGGACGTCTCCTCGAGCGCGTGTCACGATGCGCCGTATGCATCAAGAACGCTACTTAA